From Cotesia glomerata isolate CgM1 linkage group LG3, MPM_Cglom_v2.3, whole genome shotgun sequence:
taaaaaaattacaagtgttatgataagaaaaaacctgtttgataaaaaataatatttacaacgCAATGATGATGAACTGCATGCCATTGGCCCCCGTCCAATTAGACGTATCATCTGCGacaaaattagtaaaaaacgATGGAATGTTCAAAGAACGTGCTTTGATGGCACGCAACGACGCTTGGCaccgaataaaaataattcatggAGGTAAATATGACAAagaatttgtattaaaatcaattctcACTGCAGTGGAACCGGCTGACCTGCTGCCTGTACGTTATCAATCAACCGGCGTGGATGACACCTGTTTCATTGCACGAAATTGCGGTCCGGCTATTGAAAAACTCTGCagaagtaatttaataatcaaagtGCCGAATAACGACCCATTGATTCTTGTGATAACGTTGGGCTTTGCTTCCATTGAGGATTTAAGAGTTCCAATCCAACCGATGTTGCTTTCATCTGTGACCAAGCGATACGACGCTGAAAAAAAGAGCCTCAATTTGAAGAACTTTCATCGTCATGAAGATATCGCTAAAGAATTTTACTGTCCGTTGTCACAAACTCGTACCTTTGGTCATGTTCTGAGACTGACCAAGTCAGCTGTGGCACCATTCGAGCACctgaatcttaaaaataatgaccTGACTTGTCTTGCTGCTCTGGAATGTCCTCACTTGTCTTCACTGAAAAGTCTCGACTTGagaaacaataatttattgggAATGGAAACTTTAACACCCATACGTTCGTTCCATATAACAGAGCTCTGGTTAGATGGAAATCCTCTCTGCGAAAACTATTCCAGCGCTGAGCAGTACATCGAGTCGGCGAAAAAATACTGTCCTCATTTGCTGAAGCTGGACGGAattgatttagaaaatttaaatatgccaccgattgttgaaaattattttcctcaTCCTAATGCTGAGAAACTTGTGAAACAATTTGCTTACCATTTCTTTATGATTCATGATCAGATTGACAAGTCAACCCTGTACGGTCTTTATCACAAACAGGCTGTTTTTTCTTTGACTCTGAACATGAAACCTGGAGCTTCGAGGAAAAATCTTGGGGCGTATATGACTTTCGACAGAAACATTTCTGAGAAATTAGATTTAAACAGGTGTCGTGAATTATTGTACTGTGGATCAGATCAAATAATTTCGGCGCTCAAAAAACTTCCTCGATGCCTCCACGATAGAACAACCTTCGAGTACGACGTTATGTACTACAGTCGAAATTTCACTGCTGTTACCATACACGGACACTTCAAGATAGTCAATTCTGGAGGACAAGTCTTGTCGTTTAATCGCACGTTTATTTTACAAGCCCAACCAGATGATGAGTTTCTTATCATCAATGATCAGTACCACGTTGATACCAACATCACTCGATCGATTTCACCTAATTTTGAGAAGAGATTGGCTGAAGATACTTATGAATTAACTAGTATGAGTACACGGGAGAAAGATGAAATGGTCGAAAAGCTGGCTAATGTTACGACTATGAACAAAGAGTGGgcatttaaatttctacaagaAACAAGATGGGATATAAAACGTgcgataattaattttataaatgctTACAAATCTTATATGTTACCCCAAGAagctttttaatatattattttttttgtaacaaagtATGTTAAAAAGTTACTTTGTATCTGatgtaaatataatttgttactGTATACTTTAAGATACTTTTATACGtaaatttcatcatttaaatttgaataaatcatatctataaatttattatgaccaatttaatatttaattcaataataaaatgtgtaatttttttttttttgccgaaaataattaaactttagCAACTACAtttgctaaaattttttgtttttattggaatataaataaagaaaatcaagtgaaacataattttaataatatttatttttattacagaattaattataaaaatacataacGACCTAAAGATACTTTAATACATTaatctgtaaaaataataataaatttattacaaaagctagtttgttaaataataataataaataataaataatattaaacatcaataaatctaaaatgttttttcatcAGACTTTTAAATCATACTCAAAATAAACATaactattgaataaaaataaaaaatacaaagcttaaaaattaaaatttgtttaactACGTTGTTTTTAAGTGCACAATTtagtcattattttattaaaaaaaaataactttttaaatactaatcaCTCGGCCATTATTAAGTACAATAATTTGTCATTCAGTCGTACTTAATATTATCCATATCATAAcaaagaacatttttttcggtatAAGTCATCGACTCGTATACTTAATTCAAATTCCGTTGTTTATACTTGGTTGAAATTCCATTGttggtttaaaaataacaggAAACGTaagaagaataataataataattattattaataaataattcttcttTATCCGTTAACGACGTAGGCTATCAACCAACTCGTTGTAAATGTAGATGTTTTCTATTTACTCATTCTTAAGCTCTTTATTATGATGTTATATACTTAAATCAtcgtttttatattatttttataattaaaacgaTGGTCTATGCTCAGTAAAGATGTCATTCGTTTTATCTTGTTTAAAACGATTGCTGATTATCGCATGATCTTTCAAGCAATCGAATTGATCTTGGCTCTTAAGAAGAATATTAAGAGCCTAGACATTTTTGCgcgtatattttatatttcttcagTCCGTGTGATCctcttttcttttaattccGCATTGTAGTTGACTTTCATTGTTTATTGaagcatttattttttctttcaagtgCTGGTAACTTGTCCATCTGCATACTGCATAATCctataaaacaaatattttaatccatCATTATTTCAATTAGATCCAAgggaatttataattataataactaagTTGATCAGACCACAAACGCAATCTTgacaataattgtttaatataaatgtatttatataattaatattttaaaaaaaaattttttttaaacaaattttatgtaattaaaaagGATTTAGATTGTATTTTAATCTGTTTATGGaatattgtattattttatatgtattGTAATGATGAATTTAAGACTTATTTGACAATTTGTATTTTGACAtggtttattgaaataatttatttaatgtatgTATTTTAGATTGCCTGAAGAAGTCGGGATGTCCGACAAAACGTTTCAATAAAGTGTGAAATAATTGTCAACATTGCGTTTGTGGTCTGATTAacttgattattataattataaatattttaatgttaatattaaacagatttaaaaaaaaaaattacccaaTAACCAAATGGAATACTTGAATGCCCAGCATTAACAACACT
This genomic window contains:
- the LOC123261191 gene encoding nuclear RNA export factor 1-like, which translates into the protein MMMNCMPLAPVQLDVSSATKLVKNDGMFKERALMARNDAWHRIKIIHGGKYDKEFVLKSILTAVEPADLLPVRYQSTGVDDTCFIARNCGPAIEKLCRSNLIIKVPNNDPLILVITLGFASIEDLRVPIQPMLLSSVTKRYDAEKKSLNLKNFHRHEDIAKEFYCPLSQTRTFGHVLRLTKSAVAPFEHLNLKNNDLTCLAALECPHLSSLKSLDLRNNNLLGMETLTPIRSFHITELWLDGNPLCENYSSAEQYIESAKKYCPHLLKLDGIDLENLNMPPIVENYFPHPNAEKLVKQFAYHFFMIHDQIDKSTLYGLYHKQAVFSLTLNMKPGASRKNLGAYMTFDRNISEKLDLNRCRELLYCGSDQIISALKKLPRCLHDRTTFEYDVMYYSRNFTAVTIHGHFKIVNSGGQVLSFNRTFILQAQPDDEFLIINDQYHVDTNITRSISPNFEKRLAEDTYELTSMSTREKDEMVEKLANVTTMNKEWAFKFLQETRWDIKRAIINFINAYKSYMLPQEAF